The following proteins are encoded in a genomic region of Populus nigra chromosome 16, ddPopNigr1.1, whole genome shotgun sequence:
- the LOC133675815 gene encoding polyadenylate-binding protein-interacting protein 12-like isoform X2: MAVAENAGVRNGTAGQNFDNTVVSSETNDLERTSSKPRNESVGFSNTKDSNFQSQNNDHQSVNGKSGETGGLSNGKTNGAQMQNGFDMNQSGGYGDDQIRHRKSKSNEVNDMNDLVEMLSKLNPMAEEFVPPSLANHHGYLGNGFGINANNFVVQTINGNANGPTNRRKNFNQGRRRMNSRTSMAQQEEIIRKTVYVSDIDQQVTEEQLAGLFIHCGQVVDCRICGDPNSVLRFAFVEFTDEEDARTALSLSGTVLGYYPLRVLPSKTAIAPVNPTFLPRSEDEREICARTIYCTNIDKKITQADVKLFFESFCGEVHRLRLLGDYHHSTRIAFVEFAVAEGAIAALNCSGAVLGSLPIRVSPSKTPVRPRIPRPLFN; encoded by the exons ATGGCTGTTGCTGAGAATGCTGGAGTTAGGAATGGAACCGCTGGTCAAAACTTTGACAACACTGTAGTGTCGTCAGAGACCAATGATCTTGAGAGAACATCATCAAAACCCAGAAACGAATCAGTGGGTTTCAGTAATACTAAAGACTCAAACTTTCAAAGCCAAAACAATGATCATCAGAGTGTTAACGGCAAGTCTGGTGAGACTGGGGGTTTAAGCAATGGAAAGACTAATGGGGCCCAGATGCAAAATGGGTTTGATATGAATCAGTCTGGTGGCTATGGGGATGATCAGATTCGTCATCGAAAGTCTAAATCTAATGAGGTGAATGATATGAATGATTTGGTGGAGATGCTGTCAAAGCTGAATCCTATGGCTGAAGAGTTTGTGCCTCCTTCACTCGCTAATCATCATGGATACCTTGGTAACGGGTTTGGCATTAATGCTAACAATTTTGTAGTGCAAACCATTAACGGGAATGCCAATGGACCTACTAATAGAAGG AAGAACTTTAATCAAGGGAGGCGAAGGATGAACAGCAGGACAAGTATGGCTCAGCAAGAGGAGATAATCAGGAAGACTGTATATGTTTCTGACATTGATCAACAG GTTACTGAAGAGCAGCTTGCGGGGCTCTTTATTCACTGTGGACAG GTTGTTGACTGTCGTATATGTGGTGACCCTAACTCTGTTCTTCGTTTTGCCTTTGTTGAGTTTACTGATGAAG AGGATGCAAGGACTGCATTAAGTTTGTCAGGGACAGTTCTTGGATATTACCCACTAAGAGTGCTGCCTTCGAAAACTGCTATTGCACCTGTTAACCCAACATTTTTGCCAAGG TCTGAAGACGAGCGTGAGATATGTGCAAGGACTATTTATTGTACAAATATTGACAAAAAG ATCACCCAGGCAGATGTCAAGCTCTTCTTTGAATCCTTTTGCGGAGAG GTTCATCGCTTGAGGCTCCTTGGAGATTATCATCATTCAACCCGCATTGCTTTCGTTGAGTTTGCAGTG GCTGAGGGTGCAATTGCAGCACTGAACTGCAGTGGTGCGGTTCTGGGATCACTGCCAATAAG GGTGAGCCCATCGAAAACACCTGTTCGCCCTCGCATCCCTCGCCCACTGTTCAACTGA
- the LOC133675815 gene encoding polyadenylate-binding protein-interacting protein 12-like isoform X1 → MAVAENAGVRNGTAGQNFDNTVVSSETNDLERTSSKPRNESVGFSNTKDSNFQSQNNDHQSVNGKSGETGGLSNGKTNGAQMQNGFDMNQSGGYGDDQIRHRKSKSNEVNDMNDLVEMLSKLNPMAEEFVPPSLANHHGYLGNGFGINANNFVVQTINGNANGPTNRRKKNFNQGRRRMNSRTSMAQQEEIIRKTVYVSDIDQQVTEEQLAGLFIHCGQVVDCRICGDPNSVLRFAFVEFTDEEDARTALSLSGTVLGYYPLRVLPSKTAIAPVNPTFLPRSEDEREICARTIYCTNIDKKITQADVKLFFESFCGEVHRLRLLGDYHHSTRIAFVEFAVAEGAIAALNCSGAVLGSLPIRVSPSKTPVRPRIPRPLFN, encoded by the exons ATGGCTGTTGCTGAGAATGCTGGAGTTAGGAATGGAACCGCTGGTCAAAACTTTGACAACACTGTAGTGTCGTCAGAGACCAATGATCTTGAGAGAACATCATCAAAACCCAGAAACGAATCAGTGGGTTTCAGTAATACTAAAGACTCAAACTTTCAAAGCCAAAACAATGATCATCAGAGTGTTAACGGCAAGTCTGGTGAGACTGGGGGTTTAAGCAATGGAAAGACTAATGGGGCCCAGATGCAAAATGGGTTTGATATGAATCAGTCTGGTGGCTATGGGGATGATCAGATTCGTCATCGAAAGTCTAAATCTAATGAGGTGAATGATATGAATGATTTGGTGGAGATGCTGTCAAAGCTGAATCCTATGGCTGAAGAGTTTGTGCCTCCTTCACTCGCTAATCATCATGGATACCTTGGTAACGGGTTTGGCATTAATGCTAACAATTTTGTAGTGCAAACCATTAACGGGAATGCCAATGGACCTACTAATAGAAGG aAGAAGAACTTTAATCAAGGGAGGCGAAGGATGAACAGCAGGACAAGTATGGCTCAGCAAGAGGAGATAATCAGGAAGACTGTATATGTTTCTGACATTGATCAACAG GTTACTGAAGAGCAGCTTGCGGGGCTCTTTATTCACTGTGGACAG GTTGTTGACTGTCGTATATGTGGTGACCCTAACTCTGTTCTTCGTTTTGCCTTTGTTGAGTTTACTGATGAAG AGGATGCAAGGACTGCATTAAGTTTGTCAGGGACAGTTCTTGGATATTACCCACTAAGAGTGCTGCCTTCGAAAACTGCTATTGCACCTGTTAACCCAACATTTTTGCCAAGG TCTGAAGACGAGCGTGAGATATGTGCAAGGACTATTTATTGTACAAATATTGACAAAAAG ATCACCCAGGCAGATGTCAAGCTCTTCTTTGAATCCTTTTGCGGAGAG GTTCATCGCTTGAGGCTCCTTGGAGATTATCATCATTCAACCCGCATTGCTTTCGTTGAGTTTGCAGTG GCTGAGGGTGCAATTGCAGCACTGAACTGCAGTGGTGCGGTTCTGGGATCACTGCCAATAAG GGTGAGCCCATCGAAAACACCTGTTCGCCCTCGCATCCCTCGCCCACTGTTCAACTGA
- the LOC133675626 gene encoding uncharacterized protein LOC133675626 isoform X2, with the protein MSQEIMESRMVINETSSASESTHDTTYTKIFVGGLPWETRKDSLQGYFEQFGEIIEAVVIVDRSTGRSKGYGFVNFKDPDSATRACQNPYPVIDGRRANCNLAAFGAKKKGIDRLGPAAPRFMAPLNIHGPSAYFNQQMPQYASPYSVYGYPIHPQDTSAMNNFYNAYGGKQFPFYYPAAASGSPGVYLNYYPFYAQHGQNSPSYYPRVIQNSQQYNAFGTLSNPTSASSLPNTKATEARPAAIAEQQQ; encoded by the exons ATGTCTCAAGAGATCATGGAAAGTAGGATGGTGATCAATGAAACTAGTAGTGCCTCAGAATCCACTCATGACACAACTTACACCAAGATTTTTGTTGGAGGATTGCCCTGGGAGACTAGAAAAGATTCCTTGCAGGGTTATTTTGAGCAGTTTGGAGAGATTATAGAAGCAGTTGTCATCGTTGATAGGAGCACAGGAAGATCTAAAGGATATGGCTTT GTAAATTTTAAGGATCCTGATTCAGCAACAAGAGCTTGTCAAAATCCATATCCTGTTATTGATGGAAGGAGAGCCAACTGTAATCTTGCAGCCTTTGGTGCTAAAAAGAAAG GAATTGATAGACTTGGACCTGCAGCACCAAGATTCATGGCACCATTAAACATTCATGGCCCTTCTGCATACTTCAATCAACAAATGCCTCAATATGCATCTCCTTATTCAGTTTATGG GTATCCTATCCACCCACAGGACACTTCTGcaatg AATAATTTTTACAATGCATATGGAGGGAAACAGTTTCCATTCTATTACCCCGCCGCGGCATCAGGGTCCCCTGGAGTCTACCTGAATTATTACCCATTCTATGCTCAACATGGACAGAACAGCCCAAGTTACTACCCCAGAGTGATACAGAACTCTCAGCAATACAATGCTTTTGGGACCTTATCAAATCCTACTTCAGCTTCCTCACTACCAAATACCA AAGCAACAGAAGCAAGACCTGCCGCGATAGCAGAACAACAGCAATGA
- the LOC133675626 gene encoding uncharacterized protein LOC133675626 isoform X1 — protein MSQEIMESRMVINETSSASESTHDTTYTKIFVGGLPWETRKDSLQGYFEQFGEIIEAVVIVDRSTGRSKGYGFVNFKDPDSATRACQNPYPVIDGRRANCNLAAFGAKKKAAGIDRLGPAAPRFMAPLNIHGPSAYFNQQMPQYASPYSVYGYPIHPQDTSAMNNFYNAYGGKQFPFYYPAAASGSPGVYLNYYPFYAQHGQNSPSYYPRVIQNSQQYNAFGTLSNPTSASSLPNTKATEARPAAIAEQQQ, from the exons ATGTCTCAAGAGATCATGGAAAGTAGGATGGTGATCAATGAAACTAGTAGTGCCTCAGAATCCACTCATGACACAACTTACACCAAGATTTTTGTTGGAGGATTGCCCTGGGAGACTAGAAAAGATTCCTTGCAGGGTTATTTTGAGCAGTTTGGAGAGATTATAGAAGCAGTTGTCATCGTTGATAGGAGCACAGGAAGATCTAAAGGATATGGCTTT GTAAATTTTAAGGATCCTGATTCAGCAACAAGAGCTTGTCAAAATCCATATCCTGTTATTGATGGAAGGAGAGCCAACTGTAATCTTGCAGCCTTTGGTGCTAAAAAGAAAG CTGCAGGAATTGATAGACTTGGACCTGCAGCACCAAGATTCATGGCACCATTAAACATTCATGGCCCTTCTGCATACTTCAATCAACAAATGCCTCAATATGCATCTCCTTATTCAGTTTATGG GTATCCTATCCACCCACAGGACACTTCTGcaatg AATAATTTTTACAATGCATATGGAGGGAAACAGTTTCCATTCTATTACCCCGCCGCGGCATCAGGGTCCCCTGGAGTCTACCTGAATTATTACCCATTCTATGCTCAACATGGACAGAACAGCCCAAGTTACTACCCCAGAGTGATACAGAACTCTCAGCAATACAATGCTTTTGGGACCTTATCAAATCCTACTTCAGCTTCCTCACTACCAAATACCA AAGCAACAGAAGCAAGACCTGCCGCGATAGCAGAACAACAGCAATGA
- the LOC133675976 gene encoding uncharacterized protein LOC133675976 has protein sequence MEEKEKGSKGGSGERWKGAIANLTEMTSNLDSLQKLLLKKAVFVNEETFSKASLTSEQARSALSRLCLHKAISLVIGISRKVMLNAVLEQRVETLERELDAAISAAAHALAEKRQAEAAQKDAELRAREITRELESTTKVFELHIEELRAKQEEISKRDSDIKLLEAIIQTLGGKESRSTRGVPCLNLSLL, from the exons atggaagagaaagaaaaaggcagcAAAGGAGGCAGTGGGGAGAGATGGAAAGGAGCTATAGCTAATCTAACAGAGATGACATCGAATCTAGACTCTCTTCAAAAGTTGCTCCTTAAAAAAGCTGTCTTTGTTAATGAAGAAACCTTCTCAAAAGCCTCCCTCACTTCTGAACAAGCCCGCTCCGCTCTATCAAG ATTATGCCTTCATAAAGCTATTAGTCTTGTGATTGGGATTTCGAGAAAAGTGATGCTG AATGCT GTTCTTGAACAACGGGTAGAGACTTTGGAAAGAGAACTTGATGCTGCCATCTCAGCTGCTGCTCATGCTCTAGCAGAAAAGCGTCAGGCAGAGGCAGCACAAAAGGATGCTGAATTACGTGCACGTGAGATCACAAGAGAACTCGAGAGCACCACAA AGGTATTTGAACTACACATAGAGGAGTTGCGTGCAAAGCAAGAAGAAATTTCTAAGCGTGACAGTGACATTAAACTTTTGGAAGCGATAATTCAGACACTTGGTGGTAAAGAATCCCGTTCTACAAGAGG GGTACCGTGTTTGAATTTATCCCTCCTTTAA
- the LOC133675018 gene encoding uncharacterized protein LOC133675018, which translates to MVIFSWRKMGNCLAHNCVRPPFIGSCIGFPQAKHEKVLHVVKTDGKVLEFSAPILVKDIAVNVPGSGIGLTNEAIEHLPPSYELKLGNVYHVLPPPPGTSPVVDREEEASSGGVKRIKVVITKQQLQQLLKKEISLEEVLLGLEQKSFSLDSPRNWKPKLESIPEGFE; encoded by the coding sequence ATGGTTATATTTTCTTGGAGAAAAATGGGCAATTGCTTAGCTCATAATTGTGTTAGACCTCCCTTTATAGGTTCTTGCATCGGATTCCCTCAAGCCAAGCATGAGAAAGTTTTGCATGTTGTCAAAACAGATGGAAAGGTTTTGGAATTCAGCGCTCCAATTCTTGTGAAAGATATCGCGGTCAACGTTCCTGGCTCAGGTATTGGTCTAACAAATGAAGCTATAGAGCATCTGCCACCAAGTTACGAGTTAAAGCTTGGAAATGTTTACCATGTTCTTCCACCACCTCCAGGGACTTCACCGGTGGTTGacagggaagaagaagcaagTAGTGGTGGCGTCAAGAGGATTAAAGTTGTAATAACAAAGCAACAACTTCAGCAGCTTTTGAAAAAGGAAATATCTCTTGAGGAGGTTCTGTTAGGGCTAGAGCAGAAAAGTTTTTCTCTCGACTCTCCAAGAAATTGGAAGCCAAAGCTGGAATCAATCCCTGAAGGATTTGAGTAG